In Tachypleus tridentatus isolate NWPU-2018 chromosome 7, ASM421037v1, whole genome shotgun sequence, a genomic segment contains:
- the LOC143257801 gene encoding uncharacterized protein LOC143257801, with protein sequence MWLFCEFDIRSYGRYGTSTFFIIVCLTECFNFTCGSLTFNDLLPDGVKAYDKMRPPKKDGKPTKVFFHVTVMGLDSINEGNVESVTNYSLQNFAYTAGQADWSVATIWGLWWEQISYGRQSSKAPFKCVNAHKYSDFVMQFVTE encoded by the exons ATGTGGCTTTTCTGTGAATTTGATATTCGATCCTATGGGCGTTATGGAACCTctacattttttatcattgtgtGTCTTACAGAATG CTTCAATTTTACCTGTGGGTCGTTAACTTTTAATGACTTGTTACCAGATGGTGTCAAGGCGTACGACAAAATGAGGCCTCCAAAAAAAGACG gTAAACCAACCAAAGTGTTTTTTCATGTAACTGTCATGGGACTCGATTCAATTAACGAAGG GAATGTAGAGTCTGTTACTAATTATTCTCTccagaattttgcctacacagctggtcaggctgattggtcggtagctactATTTGG GGTTTGTGGTGGGAACAAATTTCATACGGACGTCAATCATCGAAAGCACCATTTAAATGCGTGAATGCTCACAAATATTCTGACTTTGTAATGCAGTTTGTCACTGAATAG